The Lachnospiraceae bacterium oral taxon 500 genome window below encodes:
- a CDS encoding DUF1961 domain-containing protein — MKELKEIYFNSLCQKNAIQDWVAEGNILIEENEAGIILANGDDESLGDHAHWTIWLPQKFPDNLQIEWEFFPLREPGLCMTFFSALGRRGESIFDESLAKRTGYYPQYHSGDINAYHISYFRHKYESERQFRTCNLRKSYGFHFAHQGADPLPPTEDAREFFRMKIVKDGNQISFSINDLDIFCWTDDGETFGPVLKEGYIGFRQMAPMKAQYRNLKISQILS, encoded by the coding sequence ATGAAAGAGTTAAAGGAAATTTATTTCAATTCTCTTTGTCAAAAAAATGCCATTCAGGATTGGGTGGCGGAAGGCAATATTTTAATAGAAGAAAATGAGGCTGGGATTATTTTAGCAAACGGTGATGATGAAAGTCTGGGTGACCACGCGCACTGGACGATCTGGCTGCCGCAGAAGTTTCCGGACAATCTGCAAATTGAATGGGAGTTTTTTCCGCTGAGAGAGCCGGGCTTATGTATGACATTTTTTTCGGCGCTCGGCCGTCGGGGGGAAAGTATTTTTGATGAGAGTTTAGCCAAGCGGACCGGTTATTATCCGCAGTACCATTCAGGCGATATTAATGCTTATCACATTTCTTATTTTCGGCATAAATATGAGTCGGAAAGGCAGTTTCGAACCTGTAATTTAAGGAAGAGTTATGGTTTTCACTTTGCTCACCAAGGTGCCGATCCGCTGCCGCCGACAGAGGATGCCAGAGAGTTTTTCCGGATGAAGATTGTCAAGGATGGCAATCAAATCAGTTTTTCCATTAATGACTTGGACATTTTCTGCTGGACGGATGACGGCGAGACTTTTGGTCCGGTTCTGAAGGAAGGCTATATCGGCTTCCGGCAGATGGCACCGATGAAGGCGCAGTACCGGAACCTGAAAATCTCTCAGATTTTATCATAG
- a CDS encoding ABC transporter substrate-binding protein has protein sequence MILAMCVALLATGCGQTAQQPGNDQTTAQDNKDTGKTETPVKELIPEIKIMSPFLEPTAPEEGNLIDAKLEEMTGKKVTVSWVPNSNYEDRMNIVLASGDLPHIMVVTQKSGGFVTSANAGAFWDLTDYLADYPNLAKADAATTQNASLNGKVFGIYRKRDLIRSCVVLRKDWLTKLGLEEPKTAEDLYNIAKAFTEKDPDGNGKNDTTGIIIPQWPASINTNSPLDVIVNWYGAANAWGKDKDGNLAPSFMQEEYMQGLEFIKKMYDEKLINADFATLSSNNWNDEFLNGHGGIIIDTYSRGLQLQKKLKEAYPDTFGDMITMTGNLASENGSFALPTAGYAGFLVIPKTSVKTEEELREVLSFIDKTNEKDVQVVMNNGLEGVNFEVSEGFSQSINSDSAETKALISLVRCYAQIGTNVGGNQYYVDKPATDVEKANYEKQKQQMATDSGKAVHNPAASFISETYTKNGVQLDNIIQDARIQFIAGQIDKAGFEQAVELWKTSGGNKVIEEMNTLYKATGEK, from the coding sequence ATGATACTGGCCATGTGTGTAGCACTTTTGGCAACCGGCTGCGGACAGACTGCGCAGCAGCCGGGCAACGATCAGACCACGGCGCAGGACAATAAAGACACGGGTAAAACCGAAACACCGGTCAAAGAGTTGATTCCGGAAATTAAGATTATGTCGCCGTTCTTAGAGCCGACTGCGCCGGAAGAGGGCAACCTGATCGATGCTAAGCTGGAAGAAATGACCGGCAAGAAAGTAACAGTTTCCTGGGTACCGAACAGCAACTATGAAGACCGGATGAATATTGTTTTGGCTTCCGGCGACCTGCCGCATATCATGGTCGTTACCCAAAAATCCGGCGGCTTTGTAACTTCGGCAAATGCCGGTGCATTCTGGGATTTAACCGATTACTTGGCAGATTATCCGAATCTGGCAAAGGCTGACGCGGCAACCACCCAGAACGCCAGCTTAAACGGCAAGGTCTTTGGCATTTATCGTAAGCGTGACCTGATCCGCTCCTGCGTTGTACTGCGTAAGGACTGGCTGACTAAGCTGGGACTGGAAGAACCGAAGACGGCAGAAGACCTGTATAATATTGCTAAGGCCTTTACCGAGAAGGATCCGGACGGCAACGGCAAGAACGATACGACCGGTATCATTATTCCGCAGTGGCCGGCATCCATCAATACCAACAGTCCGCTGGACGTGATCGTTAACTGGTACGGTGCGGCTAATGCCTGGGGCAAGGACAAGGACGGCAATTTAGCACCCAGCTTTATGCAGGAAGAATATATGCAGGGCTTGGAGTTTATCAAGAAGATGTACGATGAAAAATTGATCAATGCCGACTTTGCCACCCTTTCTTCCAATAACTGGAACGATGAATTCTTAAACGGTCACGGCGGCATCATCATTGATACCTATTCCCGGGGCTTGCAGCTTCAGAAAAAATTAAAAGAAGCCTACCCGGATACTTTCGGTGATATGATCACCATGACCGGAAATCTGGCCAGTGAAAACGGCAGCTTTGCTTTGCCGACAGCCGGCTATGCGGGATTTTTGGTTATCCCCAAAACCAGCGTTAAAACTGAGGAAGAATTAAGAGAAGTATTGAGTTTTATTGACAAAACCAACGAAAAAGATGTTCAAGTCGTGATGAACAATGGTTTGGAAGGTGTTAACTTTGAAGTCAGCGAGGGCTTTTCGCAAAGCATCAACTCGGATTCGGCCGAAACGAAAGCTTTGATCAGCCTGGTTAGATGCTATGCTCAGATTGGTACCAATGTCGGCGGAAATCAATATTATGTAGATAAGCCGGCGACTGATGTGGAAAAGGCAAATTATGAAAAGCAAAAGCAGCAGATGGCAACGGACTCCGGAAAAGCGGTGCATAATCCGGCAGCATCTTTCATCTCGGAAACCTACACCAAGAACGGTGTCCAACTGGACAATATTATTCAGGACGCAAGAATTCAGTTTATTGCCGGTCAGATTGACAAAGCCGGTTTTGAGCAGGCAGTTGAGTTATGGAAGACTTCCGGCGGCAATAAGGTGATTGAAGAAATGAATACCCTTTATAAAGCAACAGGAGAGAAATAA
- a CDS encoding protein lplB, giving the protein MNGIAKQKTTNAGFFSKQNVKNIKKHKWLYVLLMPGLIYFIIFRYLPMYGLIIAFKNYVPFLGINGSEWVYFENFKNFFINPDFFRLLKNTLAIAFLNIGIGFPIAILLALLLNELRCQTYKKLIQSFIYIPHFISWTITASITFILLSVNTGVVTEIIEALTGQRIDLLTSVGAFRPLIVLQSIWKESGWGTIIYLAALAGVDQEQYEAAIMDGAGRFRRVWHITLPAIRSTIVVMLILRVGSFLSTGFDQIYLMTNSLNRTVADVFDTYVYTVGITQGAYSYSTAVGLFKSLVGIILVMTTNKIARSMGENGLY; this is encoded by the coding sequence ATGAACGGAATAGCAAAACAAAAGACGACCAATGCCGGTTTTTTTTCCAAGCAAAACGTTAAGAATATTAAAAAACATAAGTGGTTATATGTTTTGCTGATGCCGGGATTGATTTACTTTATTATCTTTCGTTATCTGCCGATGTATGGATTGATTATTGCCTTTAAAAATTATGTTCCGTTTTTGGGCATCAACGGCAGTGAGTGGGTGTATTTTGAGAACTTTAAAAACTTTTTCATTAATCCCGATTTTTTCCGGTTGCTGAAGAACACTTTGGCGATTGCCTTTTTGAATATCGGGATAGGGTTTCCGATTGCGATTTTATTAGCCTTGCTGCTTAATGAACTGCGTTGTCAGACCTATAAGAAATTAATCCAAAGCTTCATTTATATTCCGCACTTTATCTCCTGGACGATTACCGCCAGTATTACCTTTATCCTGCTGTCGGTTAATACCGGAGTGGTGACTGAAATCATAGAAGCTTTGACCGGTCAAAGAATTGATCTGTTGACGAGTGTGGGGGCGTTTCGCCCCCTGATCGTCCTGCAGAGTATCTGGAAAGAATCCGGATGGGGCACCATTATTTATTTGGCGGCTTTGGCCGGAGTTGACCAGGAGCAGTATGAGGCGGCGATCATGGACGGTGCGGGGCGGTTTCGGCGAGTCTGGCACATCACCCTGCCGGCTATCCGCAGCACGATTGTAGTCATGCTGATTTTGCGGGTAGGCAGCTTTTTAAGTACTGGCTTTGATCAGATTTATCTGATGACCAATTCCCTGAACCGGACGGTGGCGGACGTTTTTGACACCTATGTTTATACGGTCGGTATCACTCAGGGAGCATACAGTTACAGTACGGCGGTTGGTTTATTCAAGTCCCTGGTCGGAATTATCCTGGTGATGACGACGAACAAGATTGCCCGGTCAATGGGCGAAAACGGATTATATTAA
- a CDS encoding ABC transporter permease yields MDSKRFNTPLGRVFDVFNIIFLGLIALVMILPFLYILAGSFATETELTARSFFIWPNEFSVEAYRYTFSTPTFLRSLFVTVGVTVVGTMIQLFATLTMAYPLSRTDMPGRKFFLNMVIFCMLFSGGMIPTFLVVKNLKLLDSYWALILPIAVSPFNLLIIKNFFQELPKELEEAARIDGCSDIGVFAKIILPLSKPTIATFTLFYAVGIWNDFMSGLLYISDNKKWPIQLLLRQITMSSSGANALGTMDMNYTPPEQGIKFAVIVIATVPILLFYPFLQKHFAKGLLVGSVKG; encoded by the coding sequence ATGGATAGCAAACGATTTAATACGCCTCTGGGCAGAGTATTTGATGTTTTCAATATCATCTTTTTGGGGTTGATTGCTCTGGTTATGATTTTGCCGTTTTTGTATATTTTAGCCGGTTCATTTGCCACGGAAACAGAACTGACGGCGCGTTCTTTCTTTATTTGGCCGAACGAGTTCAGCGTTGAGGCGTACCGCTATACTTTTTCCACGCCGACTTTTTTGCGGTCGCTGTTTGTCACGGTCGGTGTAACGGTGGTTGGAACGATGATTCAGCTCTTTGCCACTTTGACAATGGCCTATCCGCTGTCGCGGACGGATATGCCGGGCAGAAAGTTTTTCCTGAATATGGTCATTTTCTGTATGCTCTTTTCCGGCGGTATGATTCCGACGTTTTTGGTGGTAAAAAATCTGAAACTTTTGGACAGCTACTGGGCACTGATTTTGCCGATCGCTGTCAGTCCTTTTAATCTGTTGATCATCAAAAACTTTTTCCAAGAACTCCCCAAAGAGCTGGAAGAAGCGGCTCGAATTGATGGCTGCTCGGATATCGGGGTGTTTGCTAAAATTATTTTGCCGTTGTCCAAGCCGACTATCGCGACCTTTACACTTTTTTACGCCGTTGGCATCTGGAACGACTTTATGAGCGGTTTACTGTATATCAGCGATAACAAAAAATGGCCGATTCAGCTGCTGCTTAGGCAAATTACTATGTCGTCGAGCGGCGCCAATGCGCTGGGGACGATGGACATGAACTATACGCCGCCGGAGCAGGGTATTAAGTTTGCGGTAATTGTAATTGCGACTGTGCCGATCCTGCTGTTTTATCCCTTCCTGCAAAAGCATTTTGCTAAGGGATTGCTGGTTGGCTCGGTGAAGGGATAG
- a CDS encoding glycoside hydrolase 105 family protein: MEIKRAEIIEKLDLVIDKLMHLEGPENEEELKAKGGEAIGYFKRDFGIKEWDWPQGVGLYGLFKLIKCLGREEYKDFLYRWFKDNLQAGLGSRNINTTAPLLTLVEINEFFNDPEFEALCLDWAEWLMNCLPRTEEGGFQHVTSANGDRYGVRLNENEMWIDTIFMTVLFLNKMGHRYQRPDWVAEAEHQVLMHIKYLYDKQTGLFYHGWTFNDRNNFGGVFWCRGNSWFTAGILEYIEAFDGKMNAGLKTFIVNTYKAQVKKLKELQAPSGLWYTVLTDATSYEEVSGSAAIAAGILRGVKTGILGDEYLDCAFRAIKAILQNIDADGTVLNVSAGTGMGYNAEHYKNIVIAPMAYGQSLTILALVRAIEYLSR, translated from the coding sequence ATGGAGATTAAAAGAGCGGAAATTATTGAAAAACTGGATTTGGTCATTGATAAGCTGATGCATCTGGAAGGGCCGGAGAATGAGGAAGAACTCAAGGCAAAGGGCGGCGAGGCAATCGGCTACTTTAAAAGAGACTTTGGCATCAAGGAATGGGACTGGCCGCAGGGAGTCGGCTTATATGGGCTTTTTAAGCTGATCAAGTGCCTGGGCCGGGAAGAATACAAGGATTTTTTATACCGCTGGTTCAAGGATAATTTGCAGGCCGGTCTTGGTTCGCGCAATATCAATACGACCGCGCCGCTTTTGACCTTAGTGGAAATCAATGAATTTTTTAACGATCCGGAGTTTGAAGCGCTTTGCCTGGATTGGGCCGAATGGTTGATGAACTGCCTGCCGCGGACCGAAGAAGGCGGCTTTCAGCATGTGACCAGCGCCAACGGCGACCGCTACGGTGTCCGCTTAAATGAAAATGAAATGTGGATTGACACCATTTTTATGACGGTTTTGTTCTTAAATAAAATGGGACATCGCTATCAGCGGCCGGATTGGGTGGCGGAGGCCGAGCATCAGGTGCTGATGCATATAAAATACCTGTATGACAAGCAAACCGGTCTGTTTTATCATGGCTGGACCTTTAACGACCGCAATAATTTTGGCGGCGTTTTCTGGTGCCGAGGCAACAGCTGGTTTACCGCTGGTATTTTGGAATATATTGAGGCCTTTGACGGCAAGATGAATGCCGGCTTAAAAACATTTATCGTCAATACCTATAAAGCGCAGGTGAAAAAGCTGAAAGAGTTGCAGGCACCGTCCGGTTTGTGGTATACTGTGTTGACGGATGCGACCAGTTATGAGGAAGTATCCGGTTCGGCTGCCATTGCTGCCGGAATCCTGCGGGGCGTTAAGACCGGAATTTTAGGCGACGAATATTTGGACTGTGCTTTTCGGGCGATTAAGGCAATTTTGCAGAACATTGACGCCGACGGAACGGTGCTGAATGTTTCTGCCGGCACCGGCATGGGATATAATGCGGAGCATTATAAAAATATCGTGATTGCGCCGATGGCCTATGGCCAGTCTTTAACCATTCTGGCGCTGGTGCGGGCAATTGAGTATTTATCCAGATAA
- a CDS encoding sugar phosphate isomerase/epimerase, whose amino-acid sequence MKIGVRAHDYGRFEVKELAQLLKQEGYDAAQLVLPKVFAGVDSYAAIDGRLIETIREEFDRQKIEIAVFGCYMDLANPDQEIRRKAVATFCDCLIWAKELGAGVIGTETAYARLSAKERKEWQPYMLDSIWRILEKANAVDMTLALEPVYWHPLTGLEVVQEVLHKAQDNKHLKLIFDPANLLEFPATTDQDAYWTKWLSAVGEQIEVFHIKDFTVSPAGEYVPRLLGEGVLKYNAIAAWVRANRPDSCLIREEMVPAEAQRDIRFLKEMF is encoded by the coding sequence ATGAAAATAGGAGTTCGGGCTCATGATTACGGGCGTTTTGAAGTTAAAGAGCTGGCGCAGCTTTTAAAGCAGGAAGGCTATGACGCGGCCCAGCTGGTGCTGCCTAAGGTATTTGCCGGCGTGGACAGTTATGCCGCCATCGACGGCCGGCTGATTGAAACCATCCGGGAAGAGTTTGACCGGCAGAAGATAGAAATTGCTGTATTTGGCTGCTATATGGATTTGGCGAACCCCGATCAGGAAATCCGGCGAAAGGCGGTGGCAACCTTTTGCGATTGCCTGATTTGGGCTAAAGAACTGGGAGCCGGGGTGATCGGCACGGAAACGGCTTATGCCCGGCTATCGGCGAAGGAGCGAAAAGAGTGGCAGCCCTATATGTTAGACAGTATCTGGCGGATATTGGAAAAGGCCAACGCGGTGGATATGACGCTGGCGCTGGAACCGGTGTATTGGCATCCGCTGACCGGTCTGGAGGTGGTTCAGGAAGTCCTGCACAAGGCACAGGATAACAAGCATTTGAAACTGATCTTTGATCCGGCCAATCTTTTGGAGTTTCCGGCAACGACCGATCAGGATGCTTATTGGACAAAATGGCTGAGCGCGGTGGGGGAGCAGATTGAAGTCTTTCATATCAAAGACTTTACTGTGTCGCCGGCCGGTGAATATGTGCCGAGGCTTTTGGGGGAAGGCGTCCTTAAATACAATGCGATTGCCGCCTGGGTCAGAGCCAACCGGCCGGACAGCTGCCTGATTCGGGAGGAAATGGTGCCGGCTGAAGCGCAGAGGGATATTCGTTTTTTAAAAGAAATGTTTTAA
- a CDS encoding cupin domain-containing protein has protein sequence MAENQVFSIAKDRPPRSGMTISTVSGIRAKADIVYFSLGAGTDISAETYPTPKFYIGAAGRTVFELGGRENGKQMAVQAGELLIVPAGTLCGMETVNGSVYTEVIPGEEFLMNQAVKAGEVFKLAELVAYEPGSIVNMDVASNEAMKFVIMAFDEGTGLSPHSAPGDALVFALEGKAVIGYEGQDHPIQAGENFRFAKGGLHSVTANGRFKMALLLTLK, from the coding sequence ATGGCTGAAAATCAAGTTTTTTCAATTGCGAAAGATCGGCCGCCCAGAAGCGGCATGACAATATCCACGGTTTCCGGGATACGAGCCAAAGCGGATATTGTTTACTTTTCTTTGGGAGCGGGAACCGATATCAGTGCTGAAACTTATCCTACACCGAAGTTCTATATCGGCGCGGCCGGAAGAACAGTATTTGAATTGGGCGGTCGAGAGAACGGAAAGCAGATGGCCGTTCAAGCCGGCGAGTTGCTGATTGTCCCAGCCGGGACTTTATGCGGCATGGAAACAGTAAATGGGTCAGTTTATACGGAAGTTATTCCGGGAGAGGAGTTTTTGATGAATCAGGCGGTAAAAGCTGGTGAAGTTTTTAAATTGGCGGAACTTGTTGCCTATGAGCCGGGCAGCATTGTTAATATGGATGTGGCTTCCAATGAAGCGATGAAGTTTGTGATTATGGCTTTTGACGAGGGAACGGGTCTTTCTCCGCACAGCGCTCCGGGCGATGCGCTGGTCTTTGCCCTTGAAGGAAAAGCCGTAATCGGCTATGAAGGACAGGATCATCCGATTCAGGCCGGCGAGAACTTTCGGTTTGCCAAGGGCGGCCTGCACAGCGTGACAGCTAACGGCAGATTTAAAATGGCGCTGCTGTTGACGCTGAAATAA
- a CDS encoding copper-translocating P-type ATPase gives MKKEKFDIMGMSCSACSAAVERTIRKMEGVAAVEVNLLANNMQVEYDEAKVSAQQMVAAIEKIGYGACPVAPPETADRKKENTALQEQKSIQAAEQKEMRIRLWGSVIFMLPLMYLSMGHMIAAPLPAFLSGVENGVAFTLTQFLLTLPIVLLNKKYYTGGFKGLVHRAPNMDSLVALGSSAALVYGIFALYRISYGIGHGQLEIAHQYLHDLYFESAAMILTLITLGKSLESISKGKTKAAMEALMNLAPKTAIRLSGGQEQEVLLEEVRVGDILAVKPGSRVPLDGLVLEGVSAVDESALTGESMPAEKRSGDTVTGATLNTSGYFTMKVTKTGEDTALAKIIALVEEAGSSKAPIAKLADKIAGVFVPTVIGLALLTMAGWLLAGQSFEFALVRAISVLVISCPCALGLATPVAIMVGTGVGAKHGILYKNAEALENLCHVKVMAMDKTGTITEGKPAVTDMEAFAVSPERLLAIAAALEARSEHPLAAAVLREAEAKGIKAPEASDFQALSGLGVKAQIDGQDYFAGNERLMREQGLAAEDSLHWQAGYRAAEKYAAEGKTPLYFAGKDGLLGMIGVADLPKESSRAAITGLQAEGIQVVMLTGDNKETAEAVRKSVGADQVIAEVLPQDKDNEIQKLMAAGSRVAMIGDGINDAPALARADVGIAIGAGTDVALESADVVLMRSDLADALTAYELSGATLRNIKMNLFWAFFYNVIGIPVAAGLLYRWGILLSPMIGAAAMSFSSVFVVTNALRLNRFRPKNLYAYKNIKEQPKK, from the coding sequence ATGAAAAAAGAAAAGTTTGATATTATGGGGATGAGCTGTTCCGCCTGTTCGGCGGCGGTGGAACGGACAATCCGCAAAATGGAAGGCGTAGCGGCCGTAGAGGTTAATTTGCTGGCTAATAATATGCAGGTCGAATATGATGAAGCCAAGGTCAGCGCCCAGCAGATGGTGGCTGCCATTGAAAAGATTGGCTATGGGGCTTGTCCGGTCGCACCGCCGGAAACTGCCGACCGAAAGAAGGAAAATACCGCTTTGCAGGAGCAAAAAAGTATTCAGGCAGCGGAGCAGAAGGAAATGCGGATTCGACTGTGGGGATCGGTTATCTTTATGCTGCCGCTGATGTACCTAAGCATGGGGCATATGATTGCCGCACCTTTGCCGGCTTTTTTAAGCGGCGTGGAAAACGGCGTTGCCTTTACCCTGACCCAGTTTTTGCTGACTTTACCGATTGTGCTTTTAAATAAAAAATATTATACCGGCGGCTTTAAGGGACTGGTACATCGGGCGCCCAATATGGATAGCCTGGTGGCGCTCGGCTCGTCGGCTGCCCTTGTTTACGGCATTTTTGCTTTGTACCGGATTAGTTACGGGATTGGTCACGGTCAACTGGAAATTGCGCACCAATATTTACATGACCTTTATTTTGAGAGTGCGGCGATGATTTTAACCTTGATCACGCTCGGCAAAAGTTTGGAGAGCATCAGCAAGGGCAAAACCAAGGCAGCGATGGAAGCGCTGATGAATCTGGCACCTAAAACGGCGATTCGTTTAAGCGGCGGGCAGGAGCAGGAGGTGCTGCTGGAGGAAGTCAGGGTTGGCGATATCTTGGCGGTTAAGCCGGGCAGCCGGGTACCGCTGGACGGCTTGGTGCTGGAAGGGGTGTCGGCGGTGGATGAATCGGCTTTGACCGGTGAAAGCATGCCGGCAGAAAAGCGGAGCGGTGATACGGTTACCGGTGCGACGCTCAATACCAGCGGTTATTTTACTATGAAAGTGACTAAAACCGGTGAAGATACGGCGCTGGCTAAAATCATAGCCTTAGTTGAAGAAGCGGGCAGCTCGAAAGCGCCGATTGCCAAATTGGCGGATAAAATCGCCGGTGTTTTCGTGCCGACGGTGATCGGACTGGCGCTTTTAACGATGGCAGGCTGGCTCTTGGCCGGACAAAGCTTTGAATTTGCGCTGGTCAGGGCGATCTCGGTGTTGGTTATTTCCTGTCCCTGCGCACTTGGATTGGCTACGCCGGTAGCGATTATGGTTGGCACAGGAGTAGGTGCCAAACACGGAATCTTATATAAAAACGCGGAAGCGTTGGAAAATCTTTGTCATGTCAAGGTCATGGCGATGGATAAAACCGGTACGATTACCGAGGGGAAACCGGCGGTAACAGATATGGAAGCCTTTGCGGTTTCACCGGAGCGGCTGTTAGCCATTGCGGCCGCTTTGGAAGCAAGATCCGAGCATCCGCTGGCGGCTGCGGTTTTGCGGGAAGCGGAGGCCAAAGGAATCAAAGCACCGGAAGCTTCTGATTTTCAGGCTTTATCAGGTCTGGGCGTCAAAGCCCAAATCGACGGTCAGGATTATTTTGCCGGAAATGAAAGACTGATGCGGGAGCAGGGCTTAGCAGCCGAAGACAGCCTGCACTGGCAGGCCGGATACAGGGCAGCCGAAAAGTATGCAGCCGAAGGCAAGACGCCGCTTTATTTTGCCGGAAAAGATGGGCTTTTGGGCATGATTGGCGTGGCTGATTTACCGAAGGAAAGCAGCAGGGCGGCAATTACCGGCTTACAGGCCGAGGGAATTCAGGTGGTGATGCTGACCGGCGACAATAAGGAAACGGCCGAGGCGGTCAGAAAAAGCGTGGGGGCTGATCAGGTGATTGCCGAGGTCTTGCCGCAGGATAAGGATAATGAAATTCAAAAATTAATGGCGGCCGGCAGCCGGGTGGCGATGATCGGCGATGGAATCAATGACGCCCCGGCTTTGGCCAGAGCTGACGTCGGCATTGCGATTGGGGCGGGGACCGATGTGGCGCTGGAGTCGGCGGACGTTGTGCTGATGCGGAGCGATTTGGCAGACGCTTTGACGGCGTATGAGCTGTCGGGCGCGACTTTGCGCAATATCAAAATGAATTTGTTCTGGGCGTTTTTTTACAATGTGATTGGGATTCCGGTGGCAGCCGGGCTTTTGTACCGCTGGGGGATTTTGCTCAGTCCGATGATTGGTGCGGCAGCGATGAGTTTTTCCAGTGTCTTTGTAGTGACGAATGCCCTGCGGCTGAATCGGTTTCGGCCGAAAAATCTGTACGCGTATAAAAATATAAAGGAGCAGCCGAAAAAATGA
- a CDS encoding Cof-type HAD-IIB family hydrolase, which produces MIPKDYGKVELLLFDLDGTLLRSDKTISPVVLAALRDCRRQGLPIGICTARGEQNSLVFLRELQPDFLIVSGGALIKAGGRCIYEAAFSAEETRQMIQAAREICGAECQITVDTAAAHYWNYKVDPRSSEKNWSGSVYTDFSDFCQDALKLCVEIFETEQAEKLKKALPETDSIRFSDSFWYKFTKKDVTKETAIRKLCAASGILPDNIIAFGDDLADIGMLRLAGVGVAMGNALTEVKQAADIVIGSNDEDGIAEYLRELIGES; this is translated from the coding sequence ATGATTCCCAAAGATTATGGCAAAGTTGAGCTGTTATTGTTTGATTTGGACGGAACGCTTTTACGCAGCGATAAAACAATATCCCCGGTTGTGCTGGCAGCGCTTCGGGATTGCCGCCGGCAAGGGCTTCCAATTGGAATTTGTACTGCCCGCGGTGAGCAGAACAGTTTAGTTTTTTTGAGAGAGCTGCAGCCGGATTTTTTGATTGTCAGCGGCGGTGCTTTGATCAAAGCAGGTGGGCGATGCATTTATGAAGCTGCTTTTTCGGCTGAAGAAACCCGGCAGATGATTCAGGCGGCCAGGGAAATTTGCGGCGCCGAGTGTCAAATTACGGTTGATACGGCGGCGGCTCATTATTGGAATTATAAAGTCGATCCCAGAAGTTCCGAAAAAAATTGGAGCGGCAGCGTCTATACCGATTTTAGTGATTTTTGCCAGGATGCGTTAAAGCTGTGCGTTGAGATTTTTGAGACGGAGCAGGCGGAAAAACTTAAAAAAGCCTTGCCGGAGACGGACAGTATTCGTTTTTCTGACAGCTTCTGGTATAAGTTTACCAAAAAAGACGTAACCAAAGAGACGGCGATTCGGAAACTCTGTGCGGCCAGCGGTATTTTGCCCGATAATATCATTGCTTTTGGCGATGATTTGGCCGATATCGGTATGCTGCGCCTGGCCGGAGTGGGCGTGGCGATGGGCAATGCGCTGACCGAGGTTAAACAGGCGGCCGATATCGTCATTGGCAGCAATGACGAGGACGGGATTGCCGAGTATTTGCGGGAGCTGATAGGAGAATCCTAA
- the mreC gene encoding rod shape-determining protein MreC, with product MKEPKKVKNIIIVLGVLALVMSFLTSGNSGFPGRVVSFVLTPVQKIGSDLFQRLNRSWENVKDAQELEAENEQLKKEIDTLRYEKKLLEQEKNELDRLRALYQLDKRYADYPKTGARVIGKNPGNWYETFIIDKGAAQGMKVDMAVTAGNGLVGKIIQVREQDSTVISLLDELSGVSAKILRTSDLCTVSGNKKLGEDGMALIEQMAEDTHLIIGDEIVTSHLGKIYPPGILIGTVRDINVNPNKLSKTAVLEPAVDFKHLEEVLVIIGETADAEKTE from the coding sequence ATGAAAGAACCGAAAAAGGTCAAGAATATAATCATTGTACTGGGCGTATTGGCGCTGGTCATGAGTTTTTTAACCAGCGGTAATTCCGGGTTTCCGGGCCGGGTAGTGTCTTTTGTGTTGACTCCGGTGCAAAAAATCGGAAGCGATTTGTTTCAGCGTTTAAACCGCTCCTGGGAAAATGTTAAAGATGCGCAGGAGCTGGAGGCGGAAAACGAGCAGCTGAAAAAAGAGATTGATACGCTTCGCTATGAAAAAAAGCTGTTGGAGCAGGAAAAAAATGAGTTGGACCGGTTAAGGGCTTTGTATCAGTTGGATAAGCGCTATGCCGACTATCCCAAGACCGGCGCCCGAGTGATTGGCAAAAATCCGGGCAACTGGTATGAAACTTTTATTATTGACAAGGGTGCGGCGCAGGGGATGAAGGTCGATATGGCAGTGACTGCCGGCAATGGCCTGGTCGGCAAGATTATTCAGGTTCGGGAGCAGGATTCAACGGTGATTTCCCTTCTGGACGAGTTGTCCGGTGTCAGTGCCAAGATTCTCAGAACTTCGGATCTTTGTACGGTTTCGGGCAATAAAAAGCTGGGCGAGGACGGAATGGCGCTGATTGAACAAATGGCTGAGGATACGCATTTGATTATCGGAGATGAGATTGTCACCTCGCATTTGGGCAAGATTTATCCGCCGGGCATTTTGATCGGAACGGTCAGGGATATCAATGTCAATCCCAATAAATTATCAAAAACCGCAGTTTTGGAGCCGGCGGTTGACTTTAAGCACCTGGAAGAAGTGCTGGTCATTATCGGTGAAACGGCGGATGCGGAGAAAACAGAATGA